A portion of the Choristoneura fumiferana chromosome 20, NRCan_CFum_1, whole genome shotgun sequence genome contains these proteins:
- the LOC141439205 gene encoding uncharacterized protein, with amino-acid sequence MRSCISFVDVDDIYEYELMDDDKPDSNRGSSRRSLASVVVRQQSKSIEHPEESPRPPSPSPTSAPPAQPPQPPPAPLVTDSAAPPVVPTPSTSADCTPLLTDPAAPTDPSVLDTEVLDNELLEILGMDPTSVKTYGKDIQKDLSVRLEHYTTSGLSKELRKELKEKYLTPGNCKKIDPPELNAEIKAAITEVVEKRDKAIESKQRHLTTAITCVGAAITELLSSKEKHPNLLRSLMDAVRIMCDCQHADSVTRRKFLLNSVKKDMKEQLQNTKIDRFLFGENLSDTLKSAKAIVRSGSDLKQPAFKPQNKRTAPNSSNSLPKNWKGQSQGRRPPIPSKTKEPTATTTRGRPNTYSKQSHHPQQKSNYNRR; translated from the coding sequence atgagatCTTGTATCTCTTTTGTAGATGTCGATGACATATATGAATATGAACTGATGGATGATGACAAGCCTGACTCGAACAGAGGATCATCTAGGCGTTCGCTGGCGTCTGTGGTTGTGAGACAACAATCCAAGTCGATTGAACATCCAGAGGAGTCCCCGCGGCCGCCGTCGCCGTCGCCAACCTCCGCGCCGCCGGCCCAGCCGCCGCAACCGCCGCCGGCCCCGCTGGTGACCGATAGCGCTGCGCCCCCAGTCGTACCTACGCCATCGACGAGTGCAGATTGTACTCCTTTACTGACCGATCCGGCTGCACCAACAGACCCCTCAGTACTCGACACTGAAGTCTTAGACAACGAATTATTGGAAATTCTTGGTATGGATCCTACATCTGTTAAAACCTATGGAAAGGATATACAAAAAGATTTATCAGTTCGTCTCGAACACTACACGACGTCCGGCTTGAGCAAAGAATTACGAAAAgaactaaaagaaaaatatttaactccGGGCAACTGCAAAAAGATAGACCCGCCGGAGCTCAACGCCGAGATTAAAGCCGCTATTACTGAGGTTGTGGAAAAACGTGACAAAGCTATTGAAAGCAAACAACGCCACCTTACTACAGCTATCACATGTGTAGGTGCAGCTATTACAGAATTATTGTCTTCCAAGGAAAAACATCCAAATTTACTCAGATCATTGATGGATGCGGTGCGTATCATGTGTGATTGTCAACACGCAGATTCAGTAACAAGGCGGAAGTTTCTACTGAACTCTGTAAAAAAGGATATGAAGGAACAGCTTCAAAACACCAAAATAGATCGTTTCCTGTTTGGGGAAAACTTATCAGATACTTTAAAATCTGCAAAGGCAATTGTTAGGTCTGGATCGGATCTAAAGCAACCCGCATTTAAACCACAAAATAAAAGAACGGCACCAAATTCTTCAAATTCTTTGCCAAAAAACTGGAAGGGCCAATCACAAGGGCGTCGACCCCCGATTCCATCGAAGACGAAGGAACCAACGGCAACCACGACCCGCGGTCGGCCCAACACCTACTCGAAGCAGTCTCATCATCCGCAGCAGAAATCGAACTACAATCGTCGTTAA